A stretch of Arachis hypogaea cultivar Tifrunner chromosome 15, arahy.Tifrunner.gnm2.J5K5, whole genome shotgun sequence DNA encodes these proteins:
- the LOC112749771 gene encoding uncharacterized protein, protein MTIISSSSSFSPNLFLHLNHPSAPTVIGLGLSLRPRPITKPNIKLRRRHLQRCRAVFADDAPFAAAIGACMLTSLVFPVAGSHEDDEEGESAMNTSDTRFAVMGIMSFIPYFNWLSWIFALLDTGNRRYAVYAIVYLAPYLRSNLSISPEDSWLPIASILFCIVHIQLEASIRNGDIQGFQLFRNVTDQFSSKKGHLNHHQEISKQGMAKDNKNLPSAQDHLRDIGDWEDTQRPLQSHQPLSEDLNDDEEEERSKH, encoded by the exons ATGACTATCATTTCTTCGTCTTCATCCTTCTCCCCTAACCTGTTTCTGCATCTTAACCATCCTTCGGCTCCCACTGTGATTGGGCTCGGCCTTAGCCTTAGGCCCAGGCCCATAACAAAGCCCAATATCAAACTGAGGAGGAGGCATTTGCAGAGGTGCAGGGCAGTGTTCGCTGACGATGCACCCTTCGCGGCGGCCATCGGCGCCTGTATGCTCACTTCTCTGGTATTCCCCGTAGCTGGTTCCCACGAAGACGATGAGGAAGGTGAGTCAGCGATGAACACGAGCGATACAAGGTTCGCTGTGATGGGGATTATGAGCTTCATCCCTTACTTTAATTGGCTCAGTTGGATCTTCGCCTTGCTCGACACTGGAAACCGACGCTATGCTGTTTACGCCATTGTCTACTTGGCTCCTTATCTGAG GTCAAATCTATCAATCTCCCCTGAAGATAGCTGGCTTCCTATTGCTAGCATTCTGTTCTGCATCGTTCACATCCAG TTGGAAGCAAGCATCAGGAATGGAGATATTCAGGGGTTTCAACTATTCAGGAATGTCACAGATCAATTCTCATCAAAGAAAGGCCATTTGAATCACCATCAAGAAATTTCTAAGCAG GGAATGGCTAAAGATAACAAGAACTTGCCATCTGCCCAAGATCATTTGAGAGATATTGGGGATTGGGAAGATACTCAAAGGCCATTACAATCTCATCAACCCTTGAGTGAGGACTtaaatgatgatgaagaagaagagagaagcaaACACTAA
- the LOC112748022 gene encoding pentatricopeptide repeat-containing protein At3g18110, chloroplastic: MSVSGSALLSITPITSSSSLPRRRDSKKSSSFSNLPSRHTATVPYLASTSSSAATIIDNDTDFSSEPNPCNDSDCVTVESAKFTYSRASPSIRWPHLKLSELYPSAQTQLPVASPMEESHVEGPERPDSGEPLGVSDEAQETLGRPSRNRVKKMNKLALKRAKDWRERVKYLTDRILALKPEEYVADVLDDRKVQMTPTDFCFVVKWVGQASWQRALEVYEWLNLRHWYSPNARMLATILAVLGKANQEELAVEIFTRAESSIEDTVQVYNAMMGVYARNGRFNKVKELLDLMRKRGCEPDLVSFNTLINARMKSGAMVPNLAFQLLEEVRRSGVRPDIITYNTLISACSRESNLEEATMIFKDMENHHCQPDLWTYNAMISVYGRCGFARKAEQLFKELESKGFFPDAVTYNSLLYAFSKEGNVEKVRDIHEEMVKVGFGKDEMTYNTIIHMYGKQGKHDQALQLYNDMKSSGRSPDAVTYTVLIDSLGKANKIDEAANVMSEMLDAGVKPTLHTYSALICGYAKAGKKVEAEGTFNCMRRSGIKADCLAYSVTLDVFLRFNEVKKALTLYKEMIREGFTPDDGLYEVMLKVLVRENMCDVVDRVIRDMEEISGMSPQVISSVLVNAGCYDDAAKMLKLSISNGYELDHENFLSILGSYSSSARYSEACELLEFLRGHAPDDTQMITEALIIILCKAKKLDAALEEYRSKGGMGLFRSCTMYESLIQECMQNELFDVASQIFCDMRFRGVVPSEYLYQGMVSVYCRIGLPETAHHLLYHVENKGSVVDNTSLYIVIIQTYGKLKLWQKAESLVGSIRQRCSKVDRKVWNALIHAYALSGCYERARAIFNTMMRDGPSPTVDSINGLLQALIVDRRLNELYVVIQELQDMGFKMSKSSILLMLEAFAQAGNLFEVQKVYHGMKAAGYFPTMHLYRIMVGLMCKFKRVRDVEAMLCEMEEAGFKPDLQIYNSVLKLYLGIEDFKNMAKIYQKIQDADLKPDEETYNTLIIMYCRDHRAEEGISLMHEMRRLGVEPKPDTYRSLTAAFCKQQLVEQAEELFEELRSNGYKMDRSFYHLMMKMYRTSGDHRKAESLLAMMKEAGIEPTIATMHLLMVSYGQSGQPEEAEKVLKNLTASGQVVDTLPYSSVIDAYLRKGDYKAGIEKLTEMKETSIEPDHRIWTCFIRAASLCEGVNEAINLLNALQASGFNLPIRLLREKSESRVAEVDQCLGRLEPLEDDAAFNFVNALVDLLWAFELRATASWVFQLAIKRRIYCHDIFRVADRDWGADFRKLSAGSALVGLTLWLDHMQDASLQGDPESPKSVVLITGTAEYNMVSLNSTLKACLWEMGSPFLPCKTRHGVLVAKAHSLRMWLKDSPFCLDLELKDAPALPDLNSMRLIEGCFIRRGLVPAFKDITSRFKVVSPKKFSRLALLPDDKRDKAIHAYTDGKKERLEKERLKAKQIVDPKKLKKIKKIKQIRKRKYIREALTPNLIGKQRTFVPISEKQTM; this comes from the exons ATGTCTGTGTCGGGCTCGGCACTGCTGAGCATTACACCCATAACCTCCTCATCCTCACTTCCCCGCCGAAGAGATTCAAAAAAGTCTTCATCTTTTTCCAACCTTCCTTCAAGGCACACTGCCACTGTTCCTTATCTAGCTTCAACTTCTTCTTCTGCTGCTACTATCATTGATAATGATACCGATTTCTCTTCAGAACCCAATCCTTGCAATGACAGTGATTGTGTCACTGTTGAGAGTGCCAAGTTTACATATAGCAGAGCATCACCTTCAATTAGATGGCCCCACTTGAAGCTCTCCGAACTTTACCCTTCTGCACAGACCCAGTTACCCGTTGCTTCTCCCATGGAAGAAAGTCACGTAGAGGGACCCGAGAGACCAGATTCTGGTGAGCCTTTGGGTGTGAGCGATGAAGCGCAAGAAACATTGGGGAGACCTAGCAGGAATAGGGTAAAAAAGATGAACAAATTGGCACTGAAGAGAGCAAAGGATTGGAGGGAGAGAGTGAAATACTTGACTGATAGGATTCTTGCATTGAAGCCTGAGGAGTACGTGGCTGATGTGTTGGATGATCGAAAAGTTCAGATGACGCCCACGGATTTTTGCTTTGTGGTAAAATGGGTTGGGCAAGCAAGCTGGCAAAGAGCTCTTGAGGTCTATGAGTGGTTGAATTTGAGGCACTGGTACTCGCCGAATGCGAGGATGCTTGCGACTATCTTAGCCGTGCTGGGAAAGGCTAATCAAGAAGAGTTGGCGGTTGAAATCTTCACTCGAGCTGAGTCGTCCATAGAGGATACAGTCCAAGTGTACAATGCCATGATGGGTGTTTATGCCAGGAATGGCAGGTTCAACAAGGTAAAGGAACTGCTCGATTTAATGCGCAAAAGAGGGTGCGAGCCGGACCTGGTGAGTTTCAATACTTTGATCAATGCCAGGATGAAATCTGGTGCAATGGTGCCTAATTTAGCTTTTCAGCTTTTAGAGGAAGTTAGGAGGTCTGGTGTTAGACCAGACATTATAACTTATAATACTCTTATTAGTGCTTGCTCGAGAGAGTCGAATTTGGAGGAGGCAACTATGATTTTTAAGGATATGGAGAACCACCATTGTCAACCTGACCTGTGGACTTATAATGCTATGATTTCGGTATATGGTAGATGTGGGTTTGCTAGGAAAGCTGAACAACTATTTAAAGAATTGGAATCTAAAGGGTTTTTCCCTGATGCAGTAACTTATAATTCTCTGTTGTATGCTTTTTCAAAGGAGGGAAATGTTGAAAAAGTAAGGGATATTCATGAGGAAATGGTAAAAGTGGGGTTTGGGAAGGATGAGATGACATACAACACTATTATACACATGTATGGAAAGCAGGGGAAGCATGATCAGGCGCTACAGCTTTACAATGACATGAAATCTTCTGGTAGGAGTCCTGATGCAGTTACCTACACTGTTTTGATTGATTCACTTGGAAAAGCAAATAAAATTGACGAAGCTGCAAATGTAATGTCAGAGATGTTGGATGCAGGAGTTAAGCCTACTTTGCACACATATAGTGCTTTAATTTGTGGTTATGCAAAGGCTGGAAAGAAAGTAGAGGCTGAAGGTACATTTAATTGCATGCGTCGGTCAGGAATCAAAGCTGATTGTCTAGCATACTCGGTTACGTTGGATGTCTTTCTTAGATTCAATGAGGTTAAAAAGGCTTTGACACTGTATAAGGAAATGATTCGCGAAGGCTTTACACCAGATGATGGCCTCTATGAGGTCATGCTAAAAGTGCTTGTGAGAGAAAATATGTGTGATGTTGTTGATAGAGTTATTAGAGATATGGAAGAAATCAGTGGCATGAGTCCACAAGTTATTTCATCCGTTCTTGTTAATGCAGGGTGTTATGATGATGCTGCTAAAATGTTGAAACTTTCTATCAGCAATGGCTATGAATTAGATCATGagaattttttatctattttgggTTCATATAGCTCGTCTGCTAGATATTCAGAAGCATGTGAACTACTTGAATTCTTGAGAGGTCATGCTCCAGACGATACTCAAATGATCACTGAAGCACTCATCATTATACTTTGCAAGGCTAAAAAGCTTGATGCAGCCTTGGAGGAGTACAGAAGTAAAGGAGGAATGGGTTTATTCAGAAGTTGTACAATGTATGAATCTCTGATTCAGGAATGCATGCAGAATGAACTATTCGATGTAGCTTCTCAGATTTTTTGTGACATGAGGTTCAGAGGTGTTGTGCCATCTGAATATCTCTACCAAGGTATGGTATCTGTCTACTGTAGAATTGGATTACCCGAGACGGCCCACCACTTGTTGTATCATGTTGAAAACAAAGGTAGTGTAGTTGATAACACGTCTCTTTATATTGTTATCATTCAAACATATGGGAAGTTAAAGTTATGGCAAAAGGCAGAAAGTTTAGTGGGAAGTATTAGGCAAAGATGTTCAAAAGTGGATAGAAAGGTCTGGAATGCTTTAATTCATGCTTATGCATTAAGTGGCTGTTATGAGCGCGCTAGAGCTATATTTAATACAATGATGAGAGACGGTCCTTCGCCAACTGTAGATTCCATAAATGGTCTGTTACAAGCTTTAATTGTAGATCGGAGGCTGAATGAGCTTTACGTGGTGATCCAAGAGCTGCAAGACATGGGGTTCAAGATGAGTAAAAGTTCTATTCTTTTGATGCTTGAAGCATTCGCACAGGCTGGAAACTTATTCGAGGTGCAAAAAGTGTACCATGGAATGAAAGCTGCTGGTTATTTTCCGACCATGCATCTCTACAGAATTATGGTTGGATTGATGTGCAAGTTCAAAAGAGTAAGGGATGTAGAAGCCATGTTATGTGAGATGGAAGAGGCAGGATTTAAGCCTGATCTTCAAATTTATAATTCTGTATTGAAGTTATATTTAGGAAttgaagattttaaaaacatggcTAAAATCTACCAAAAGATTCAAGATGCTGATCTTAAACCAGATGAGGAAACATATAATACATTAATTATAATGTACTGCAGAGACCATAGAGCAGAAGAAGGTATCTCTCTGATGCATGAAATGAGAAGACTTGGCGTGGAACCTAAGCCGGATACATACAGAAGCTTGACAGCAGCATTTTGTAAGCAACAATTGGTTGAACAAGCAGAGGAACTTTTTGAAGAGCTTCGATCGAATGGTTATAAAATGGACCGCTCTTTTTATCATTTAATGATGAAAATGTATAGGACTTCCGGGGATCATCGGAAAGCTGAAAGTCTTCTGGCTATGATGAAAGAAGCTGGGATAGAGCCCACTATTGCCACCATGCATTTACTTATGGTTTCTTATGGTCAATCGGGGCAGCCTGAAGAAGCGGAGAAAGTCCTGAAAAACTTGACAGCATCTGGACAGGTTGTTGATACTCTACCTTACAGCTCTGTTATTGATGCATATCTGAGAAAAGGAGATTATAAAGCTGGAATCGAGAAGCTCACAGAGATGAAGGAAACATCCATAGAACCAGACCATCGAATATGGACGTGCTTTATCAGAGCTGCGAGCTTGTGCGAGGGAGTAAATGAAGCCATTAATCTTTTAAATGCACTCCAAGCTTCCGGATTTAATCTCCCAATCAG GCTTCTAAGAGAAAAATCCGAGTCACGTGTTGCAGAGGTGGACCAATGTCTGGGGAGACTAGAACCTCTTGAAGACGATGCAGCTTTTAACTTTGTCAATGCTCTGGTTGATCTGTTGTGGGCATTCGAACTCCGGGCCACTGCATCATGGGTTTTCCAATTGGCAATCAAGAGAAGAATTTATTGCCATGATATCTTTCG AGTCGCAGATAGAGACTGGGGAGCTGATTTTAGAAAACTATCTGCTGGTTCAGCTCTAGTTGGTCTTACTTTATGGCTTGACCACATGCAG GATGCCTCGTTGCAAGGCGATCCAGAGTCACCGAAATCAGTTGTACTGATAACAGGAACTGCAGAATACAACATGGTATCACTCAATAGCACATTGAAGGCATGCCTTTGGGAGATGGGATCGCCATTCCTTCCGTGCAAGACAAGACACGGTGTCCTTGTAGCCAAGGCTCACTCCCTAAGAATGTGGTTGAAAGACTCGCCATTCTGTTTGGATCTCGAGCTAAAAGATGCCCCGGCTCTCCCCGATCTAAACTCCATGCGGCTCATTGAAGGATGCTTCATAAGGCGCGGCCTTGTTCCAGCATTCAAGGACATTACCTCAAGATTCAAAGTAGTGAGTCCCAAGAAATTTTCCAGATTGGCCTTGTTACCGGACGACAAGAGAGACAAAGCAATTCATGCTTATACTGATGGAAAGAAAGAGAGATTGGAGAAAGAGAGACTAAAAGCAAAGCAAATTGTTGATCCCAAAAAGCTGAAGAAGATTAAGAAGATTAAGCAGATTAGAAAGAGGAAATACATTAGGGAAGCTTTGACACCCAATTTAATTGGGAAACAAAGAACTTTCGTTCCTATTAGTGAAAAACAAACAATGTAA
- the LOC112749773 gene encoding protein PLANT CADMIUM RESISTANCE 10 isoform X1, with protein MKNQHGYVPPSYIPLGQSESEAANLTPQKSGEQQASSNGSNQMQTQWSSGICACCDDMQSCFIGFICPCFLFGKNAEFLGSGTFLGSCVTHFLLWSVVNTACCFLTDGLCLALPGCLVSCYACHYRKTLRTKFDLPEAPCGDFVTHFFCHLCAICQEYREIRERSGDNAPTDMKLAVVTAPPIQTMQSDSEQ; from the exons ATGAAGAACCAGCATGGTTATGTGCCACCTTCTTACATACCTTTGGGCCAATCGGAGTCGGAGGCAGCGAATCTCACACCACAGAAGAGCGGCGAACAACAAGCAAGTAGCAATGGATCAAACCAGATGCAGACTCAGTGGTCTTCTGGAATCTGTGCCTGTTGCGATGATATGCAGAGCT GCTTTATAGGGTTTATTTGTCCATGCTTTCTCTTTGGGAAGAATGCTGAGTTTCTGGGTTCTGGAACCTTCCTGGGATCATGTGTTACACATTTTCTGTTATGGTCTGTGGTTAATACAGCCTGCTGCTTTTTAACTGATGGATTGTGTTTGGCACTACCAGGATGCCTTGTTTCGTGCTATGCTTGTCACTACCGCAAGACCTTAAGGACAAAGTTTGATTTGCCG GAAGCACCCTGTGGGGATTTTGTTACCCATTTTTTCTGTCATTTGTGCGCCATCTGTCAAGAGTACCGTGAGATTCGCGAAAGATCTGGGGATAATGCACCGACCGACATGAAGCTTGCCGTAGTGACAGCCCCACCTATACAAACAATGCAGTCGGATTCCGAGCAGTAA
- the LOC112749773 gene encoding protein PLANT CADMIUM RESISTANCE 10 isoform X2, giving the protein MKNQHGYVPPSYIPLGQSESEAANLTPQKSGEQQASSNGSNQMQTQWSSGICACCDDMQSCFIGFICPCFLFGKNAEFLGSGTFLGSCVTHFLLWSVVNTACCFLTDGLCLALPGCLVSCYACHYRKTLRTKFDLPHPVGILLPIFSVICAPSVKSTVRFAKDLGIMHRPT; this is encoded by the exons ATGAAGAACCAGCATGGTTATGTGCCACCTTCTTACATACCTTTGGGCCAATCGGAGTCGGAGGCAGCGAATCTCACACCACAGAAGAGCGGCGAACAACAAGCAAGTAGCAATGGATCAAACCAGATGCAGACTCAGTGGTCTTCTGGAATCTGTGCCTGTTGCGATGATATGCAGAGCT GCTTTATAGGGTTTATTTGTCCATGCTTTCTCTTTGGGAAGAATGCTGAGTTTCTGGGTTCTGGAACCTTCCTGGGATCATGTGTTACACATTTTCTGTTATGGTCTGTGGTTAATACAGCCTGCTGCTTTTTAACTGATGGATTGTGTTTGGCACTACCAGGATGCCTTGTTTCGTGCTATGCTTGTCACTACCGCAAGACCTTAAGGACAAAGTTTGATTTGCCG CACCCTGTGGGGATTTTGTTACCCATTTTTTCTGTCATTTGTGCGCCATCTGTCAAGAGTACCGTGAGATTCGCGAAAGATCTGGGGATAATGCACCGACCGACATGA